The DNA window CTCTCGATGGCGGCCCGGGCGAGGTGCCCGCGGTTGGCCCCCCGCGTGAGCCCGCTGATCGTGCCGCGGGCGTACTGGTCCCAGTACGGGGCGCCGAGGCCGGTGAAGGCCGGCACGAAATAGACGCCGCCGTTGTCGTCGACGGTGCGGGCGAGCCGCTCGACCTCCGCGGCCTCCCGAATCATCTTGAGCTCGTCGCGCAGCCACTGCACCACCGCCCCAGCGACGAAGATGGAGCCCTCCAGGGCGTAGTAGGTCGTGCCGTCGATCTGGTAGGCGATCGTGGTGAGCAGGTTGTGCTCGGAAGTTACCGCCGTCTCGCCGGTATTCTGGAGCAGAAAGGCGCCCGTGCCGTAGGTGTTTTTGCCGAGGCCGGGCGTGGTGCACATCTGCCCAAACAGTGCGGCCTGCTGGTCCCCCGCGATGCCCGCGATGGGCACCTCCTCGTCGAACGGGCCGCCCTGCGTCGTGCCGTACACTTCGCTGCTGTCCCGCACGTCGGGCAGCATGGACGGGGGGATGTCGAGAATATCGAGCAGCTCTGGGTCCCACGCTCCCTCGTGGATGTTGTAGAGGAGGGTCCGGGAGGCGTTGGTGGCGTCGGTGACGTGGCGCTTGCCGTTCGTCATGCGCCAGACGAGCCAGCTATCGACCGTGCCGAAGGCCAGCTCCCCATTCTCGGCGCGCTCGCGGGCCCCGTCCACGTTGTCCAGCAGCCACTTGATCTTCGTCCCGGAAAAGTAGGCGTCGATGATGAGCCCCGTTTTCTCCTGGATGAGGTCCAGGTGCCCCCGGTCCTTGAGTCGGTCGCAGAGCCCCGAGGTCCGTCGGTCCTGCCAGACAATGGCGTTGTGGATGGGGGTACCGGTGGCGCGGTCCCAGACAACCGTCGTCTCGCGCTGGTTGGTGATGCCGATGGCCGCCAAGTCCTCCGCCTCGACGTTCGCCCGGCTCATGGCCTCCGACGCGGTCCCCATCTGGGTCGACCAGATTTCGTTCGCGTCGTGCTCCACCCATCCGGGTTGTGGATAATGCTGCTCGAACTCCTTCTGGGCTACGGCTTGTACCTGCCCCTGAGTGTCGAAAAGGATGGACCGCGAGCTCGTCGTCCCCTGATCGAGCGCGAGTATGTACTGCATTGGTTGGATTGACGTCTTTGGAAGTCAGCCCGTTTGGAAGTCAGCCCGGTGCGGGAGAATCTGCGCGCTGCGGCGCTGGCGCCATGCGCCGGGCTCCGACGGCACGGTGGAAGGGCTTTCGGCATAGAGGGCCCCGAATGGGGGGAACTGTTACGATTCGGGACATGCTTGGCGCCGTCCCCACCATTTCGTCGCAAACGAAGTATAGGAAGCGCTTTTTTGAGTCGGTAGTGTGATCTTCCGAGAAAATGCTTCCATCTTCCCAAATCCTCGCCCCCTCTGGTTTTTGTCCGACGGGTCCATATATCTTCCACTCTCCATCGGACGTACATCGGCATCCCCATCGGACTGTTCACCCGACGGGTCGGACGAGGCGCTGATTAACGACTTGGGCTCCACACCACGAACTGGTGTTCGCGACTGTACTCATGCACCTCCAGGCTCATGTCCCGATCCTTTCGGCCAACCCCGTACGGAGAGGCGTCCGAATCCCTCGTCAACTACCGACTGGGCGTAGGCGGAGACGACGCACGGCTTTCCTTCTATGCCGTCGAGGAGTCGGCCCGCGGCGTGTCCCTCCGGGCCCCGCACCTGACGTACTACGGGCTGGTCGACGGCACGGCACGGGTCGACGTGGAAGGCGAAGAAGGGCTTGCCGTCGAGGCGGGCGAGTCGCTGGTCGTGCCCCCGCTGCAGACGATCACGGTCGACTTCCCTGCGGCGCACGAGGACCCGGCCCGGTACGTGGTGCTGCGGATCGACCGGTCGCAGGTTCGCTCCATTCTCGATCGTGTCGCGAGCGACGTGCCGTCGGGCCCCGCGGTACAGGACGGGGGGAGGGACGACCCCGCCTACTTTCACGTGCCGGAAAATGAAGGGATCGCCCGCGTGCTGAACATGGTCGCGTACCTGTTTCGGGAGGACCCCCCGAACCGCGACCGCCTGATCGACCTCAACGCGATGGAGCTGCTCATTCAGATGCTTCAGACCGCGTCGCGCCCCCTTCTCGTCGGGGAGCTCCCCCGGAACACCTCCGCCGGCGGATTGGCCGCGGCCGTGCAGTACATCCAGGACAACCTCGACCGTCACATTTCGATCGACGAACTGGTCGAGGAGGCCTGCATGAGCAAGTCCAGCTTCTACCGGCACTTCAGCGACGAATTCGAGATGTCCCCACTGGAGTACATCACGCGGGAGCGGGTCGTCCGGGCGCGGGAGCTGTTGGCGGATTCGGACAACACCGTCACCAACGTGAGCCACGCCCTGGGCTTCAGTAGCACCAGTCATTTCATCGATATGTTTAAAGAGCATGAGGGCGTGACGCCCAAGCAGTATCAGATGGACCTCCTGGACTAGCGTTGCGTCCATTAGGAAGCGCTTCCGTCGTCCCTCACCTGGGGGCGTTCAGACCACATCACCCGTTCGTTCCTGATCTATGTCCTCCATTACACTGTTCGGTGCCGGAAGCTGGGGCACAGCCATGTCCGTACATCTCGCGTCGGCGGGGCGGGACGTTGTGCTGTGGGCACGCCGTCCGGAGGTGGCCGACGAAATTCGTCGCACCTCCCACAACCCCACGTACCTACCGGAGCTGCTCATCCCGTCTTCCGTGTACATCACGACGGACTTGGAGAAGGCCGCGGAGGCGTCCGACCTGTGGGGCATGGCCGTGCCGTCCCAGCAGCTTCGGGGGCGGGCCGAGCACCTCCGCCCGCACGCCCACTCGGGCGTCCGGCTCGTGGCCCTGTCGAAGGGCATCGAGAACGAGACATTGCTCACCATGTCGCAGGTCCTCGACGATGTTTTCGAGTCGGTGCCGTCGGACCAGATCGGGGCGCTGTACGGCCCGAGCCACGCCGAGGAGGTCGCCGAGGGGCGCCCCACGGCCGTCGTGGCGGCGGCCCCCGATGAGGGGGAGGCCCGGCACATCCAGAAGGTGTTCATGACCGAGCGCCTGCGCGTCTACATGAACACAGACGTGCTCGGGGTCGAAATCGGGGGCTCTGCCAAAAACGTCCTCGCCATCGCGGCGGGGATTGCCGACGGGGTGAGCTACGGGGACAACGCCAAGGCCGCCCTCGTCACGCGCGGCCTGGCCGAGATCCGACGCCTGGGACAGGCCCTCGGGGCCGACCCGCAAACCTTTGCGGGCCTGGCGGGCATTGGCGACCTCGTGGTGACCTGCATGAGTCCGCACAGCCGCAACCGGTACCTGGGGGAGCAGATCAGTACGGGCAAGAGCCTCGACGAAGTCCTCAATGACATGGCGATGGTTGCGGAGGGGGTGCGCACGACCCGCTCCGTCTACAACCTGGCGAAGCACCACGGGGTGGAGATGCCCATCACGGAGGCCGTTCACGCCATTCTCTTCGACGACAAGAGCCCCCGGAAGATGGTCAAGCGCCTCATGACCCGTTCGGCCAAGCACGAGAACTGGCTTCCGACCACCCTGCAGCAGTAGGGGCCCGTGCCGCCGGCCCGGCGGCCGCTCCCGAGCCCACGTCCTTCCTGGTACAGATCGTTCATCTCATGTCGCATGCCCTGTCCGACGGCCCGGCCCCGTCTGGTGCCCTGGAGTCGGTCATGACGCTCGAGCAGTTCATCCTGGACCGCCGCGGGCGCTTCCCGCAGTCTACCGGGGCCTTTTCGCGGCTCCTGCGCGACGTGAGCGTAGCGGCGAAGATCATCAACCACAACATCCGGCGGGCGGGCATCCTTGACGTGATGGGGGAGAGCGGAACCGTCAACGTGCAGGACGAGAAGCAGAAGAAGCTCGACGAGATTGCCGATCGGGAGCTCGAACGTGCCCTGCGTCGGGGCGGGGAGTGTTGCCTGGTCGGCTCGGAGGAGCAGGCGGACACGATCTCCCTCTCCCCGCGGGGGGACTTTCAGGAGCGCTTTGCGGTGTTCTTCGACCCGCTCGACGGGTCGAGCAACACGGACGTCAACGCATCGGTGGGCACGATCTTCAGCGTCTACACCCTGCCCGAGGGCGCGGACGAGGGCGACGCCCTGGACGTGGCCCTCCGGCCCGGGGCCGAGCAGGTGGCGGCGGGGTACGTGGCCTACGGCTCGTCCACCATGTTTGTCTTTACGACCGGCAACGGCGTCAACGGCTTCACCTTGGATCCGGGGATCGGGGAGT is part of the Salinibacter ruber DSM 13855 genome and encodes:
- the glpK gene encoding glycerol kinase GlpK, whose translation is MQYILALDQGTTSSRSILFDTQGQVQAVAQKEFEQHYPQPGWVEHDANEIWSTQMGTASEAMSRANVEAEDLAAIGITNQRETTVVWDRATGTPIHNAIVWQDRRTSGLCDRLKDRGHLDLIQEKTGLIIDAYFSGTKIKWLLDNVDGARERAENGELAFGTVDSWLVWRMTNGKRHVTDATNASRTLLYNIHEGAWDPELLDILDIPPSMLPDVRDSSEVYGTTQGGPFDEEVPIAGIAGDQQAALFGQMCTTPGLGKNTYGTGAFLLQNTGETAVTSEHNLLTTIAYQIDGTTYYALEGSIFVAGAVVQWLRDELKMIREAAEVERLARTVDDNGGVYFVPAFTGLGAPYWDQYARGTISGLTRGANRGHLARAAIESMAYQVADVIDAMEADSGIETTELGADGGAAANDLLLQFQSDILDIPVVRPKILETTALGAAYLAGLAVGYWDSQSEIQDQWELDQMFTPSMPQNRVETLRTGWSKALDRARAWESPDSSEAAPQAADVSTNATSTAPAGEESPAAS
- a CDS encoding helix-turn-helix transcriptional regulator, whose product is MSRSFRPTPYGEASESLVNYRLGVGGDDARLSFYAVEESARGVSLRAPHLTYYGLVDGTARVDVEGEEGLAVEAGESLVVPPLQTITVDFPAAHEDPARYVVLRIDRSQVRSILDRVASDVPSGPAVQDGGRDDPAYFHVPENEGIARVLNMVAYLFREDPPNRDRLIDLNAMELLIQMLQTASRPLLVGELPRNTSAGGLAAAVQYIQDNLDRHISIDELVEEACMSKSSFYRHFSDEFEMSPLEYITRERVVRARELLADSDNTVTNVSHALGFSSTSHFIDMFKEHEGVTPKQYQMDLLD
- a CDS encoding NAD(P)H-dependent glycerol-3-phosphate dehydrogenase, which translates into the protein MSSITLFGAGSWGTAMSVHLASAGRDVVLWARRPEVADEIRRTSHNPTYLPELLIPSSVYITTDLEKAAEASDLWGMAVPSQQLRGRAEHLRPHAHSGVRLVALSKGIENETLLTMSQVLDDVFESVPSDQIGALYGPSHAEEVAEGRPTAVVAAAPDEGEARHIQKVFMTERLRVYMNTDVLGVEIGGSAKNVLAIAAGIADGVSYGDNAKAALVTRGLAEIRRLGQALGADPQTFAGLAGIGDLVVTCMSPHSRNRYLGEQISTGKSLDEVLNDMAMVAEGVRTTRSVYNLAKHHGVEMPITEAVHAILFDDKSPRKMVKRLMTRSAKHENWLPTTLQQ
- the fbp gene encoding class 1 fructose-bisphosphatase, whose product is MSHALSDGPAPSGALESVMTLEQFILDRRGRFPQSTGAFSRLLRDVSVAAKIINHNIRRAGILDVMGESGTVNVQDEKQKKLDEIADRELERALRRGGECCLVGSEEQADTISLSPRGDFQERFAVFFDPLDGSSNTDVNASVGTIFSVYTLPEGADEGDALDVALRPGAEQVAAGYVAYGSSTMFVFTTGNGVNGFTLDPGIGEFLLTHPDLQIPQAPAMYSINEADIEDFSPELRAFLQWLKTKDPDTGHRIRARYIGSFVSDFHRNLLTGGLYMYPATSDHPDGKLRLMYEANPMAFLVEQAGGRASTGHQRILDLQPEGLHERTPLFIGSAPLVKAAEAYLQGRGAEAVGGA